The genomic DNA GGAACGCGATTCAACGGGCCCGGTGAGTCTGCGGGATCGTGCCGCGTCTCAGCCAGCCCCACATGTGCTCCCCGGATCCGGCTGCCTTCTCGCGTTCTGCCGCCGGGTCCGGGGTCAATTTTCCACCGCATTCCCTGAAAGGTGCGTCATGCCCTCTTCGGCAGAACTGAGCGGCCGTGTCGCTGTGGTGACCGGAGCATCCAGCGGCATCGGCGAACAGATCGCGCGGACGTTCGCTGCACGCGGTGCATCGGTCGCCCTGCTTGCCCGCCGTAAGGACAAGCTCAAGGCGATCGTCAAGGACATCACGGCGTCGGGAGGCAGGGCAGCGTCCTATCCGGTCGACCTCACCGACGCATCGGCCACCACAGCAGTGGCAGGCGAGATTGCCCGTGAACTCGGCGATGCCGGAATCGTAGTGAGCAATGCGGGCATCATGCTGCCGACGCCGCTCAGTGACCTCAATCCACCGGACTGGAGCCGCCAGGTCGAGCTGAACATCGGTGCGGTGAACAACACGCTGATCGCGTTCACCGAGCAGCTCGTGCGCTCCGCGGCGACCACCGGTGTAGCGGACCTTGTGAACACGGCTTCGTTTGCCGGCCGGGGTGTGTTTCCGACGTTCTCGGTC from Streptomyces sp. NBC_01478 includes the following:
- a CDS encoding SDR family oxidoreductase; the protein is MPSSAELSGRVAVVTGASSGIGEQIARTFAARGASVALLARRKDKLKAIVKDITASGGRAASYPVDLTDASATTAVAGEIARELGDAGIVVSNAGIMLPTPLSDLNPPDWSRQVELNIGAVNNTLIAFTEQLVRSAATTGVADLVNTASFAGRGVFPTFSVYAASKAYVIHLGNNLRAELGPKNVRVTTIQPGIVGTELQSHIADENVRTRLAATRDTIEWLTPQDVADVVAYAVGLPARVNLPEITVLPTRQTA